From a single Planctellipticum variicoloris genomic region:
- a CDS encoding DUF1819 family protein, translating to MRYRADITAGSLKLPESRIIADLLMRQVDPTGWTQAIQAENLLQARNPETARRLCRLIRARLETMEAGLWKLVRDGKGDVATHAVFAAAVKHSPLLGDFLQSIVCEQYRRFAKTLSNSLWSEYLTGCRERDPEMPLWNETTRRRLRSSVFQMLAQAGYIENTRSLRLQKVHIAEPVLRYLRAHSEKYVLRCIEVAP from the coding sequence ATGCGCTATCGGGCTGACATCACCGCTGGTTCCCTCAAGCTCCCTGAGAGCAGGATCATCGCGGACCTGCTCATGCGACAAGTTGATCCGACTGGCTGGACTCAGGCGATCCAGGCAGAGAATCTGCTGCAGGCACGGAATCCCGAAACGGCCCGCCGTCTTTGCCGACTGATTCGCGCTCGTCTGGAGACGATGGAAGCCGGTCTTTGGAAGCTCGTTCGCGACGGCAAGGGAGACGTGGCCACGCATGCGGTCTTTGCCGCCGCGGTGAAACACAGTCCCCTGCTCGGCGACTTTCTGCAGTCGATCGTGTGCGAGCAGTACCGGCGATTTGCGAAGACGCTGTCGAATTCGCTCTGGTCTGAGTATCTGACTGGGTGCCGGGAACGCGATCCCGAGATGCCGTTGTGGAACGAAACGACCCGACGTCGGCTCCGCTCTTCCGTGTTTCAGATGCTGGCTCAGGCCGGCTACATCGAAAACACGCGGTCTCTCAGGTTGCAGAAGGTCCACATCGCCGAGCCGGTGCTGCGATACCTGAGGGCTCACAGTGAGAAATATGTCCTCCGCTGCATCGAGGTGGCCCCATGA
- a CDS encoding AAA family ATPase: protein MDSTLSQDASKPTRPEAPINPIRARACSLLQAGISFIPVGSDKRPAFDRLPAGIDGKPSWDIFTTELPTADEIDGWFADGAYGIAVVNGLVSSNLETVDFDLPEGYSADHSQRTCEAFLVQAEQLLPGISNRLQVTKTRKGFHIRFRCVGPVEGNQKLANVPKLNAEGSPDLDRLGRPKKAVLIETRGEGGYALEFPTPGYTHHAGPNIEDALRITGDERRTLLAIARILDGFPEEQQAESIPAELNLQTGDDLRPGDDYNARARWEDLLPDLGLEVIDTTPAGVTRLHRKGSGNLLAATINFKGTNRLHVFSSNLDLDAEQSYSKFAVYARLQHDGDFSDATKALRSQGYGSLPKITQPGSTHCTVQPKTSSSAAGKKSAMTTSLQFVRACDVEPKEVQWLWPGRIPLGKMTLIGGDPGLGKSHLTVDIAARVTTGRNWPDGSPGCDPGSVIIFSAEDDADDTIVPRLIAAGADLQRVHIFKCVKMADAEGNEAERGFDMTTDLPILKRAAEEISDVKLEVIDPVSSYTGKTDSHKNAEVRVMLSPLADLAATYDFSVVSITHLNKSGGGKAVYRSTGSLAFAAAARAVWMFCQDLDDKNRRLLLPVKCNLAKTIPGLAMTIENGPAGSHIRWEANPVEMTGDEYLRKEADSAGSSDQDRGELHRACDLLLELLNDGPIPSNDMKEAATAHGITPATLKRAREQLNVKATKCRESGKWAVSLPEGLLAHTIPHEKHEPHEPHEPLDFNSRPGTTCKRSEGAQEVQGAQENHHGHSEPVDDEPEPDLPYNPALLGGW, encoded by the coding sequence ATGGATTCTACCTTGTCGCAGGATGCGAGCAAGCCCACCCGACCGGAGGCTCCGATCAATCCGATCCGGGCCCGAGCCTGCAGCCTGCTGCAGGCCGGAATCTCGTTTATCCCGGTGGGATCTGACAAACGACCTGCATTCGATCGTCTTCCAGCCGGGATTGACGGCAAGCCCTCGTGGGACATCTTCACGACGGAATTGCCGACGGCCGACGAGATCGACGGCTGGTTTGCCGACGGAGCCTATGGGATCGCGGTCGTCAACGGGCTGGTGAGCAGCAACCTGGAGACGGTCGACTTCGATCTGCCCGAGGGATACTCTGCCGATCATTCGCAGCGGACCTGCGAGGCCTTCCTGGTGCAGGCCGAGCAACTGCTCCCCGGAATCTCCAATCGGTTGCAGGTCACGAAGACGCGGAAGGGCTTTCACATCCGGTTCCGCTGTGTGGGGCCTGTCGAAGGCAATCAGAAGCTGGCCAACGTGCCGAAGCTCAACGCGGAAGGCTCCCCGGATCTTGACCGCCTTGGACGCCCTAAGAAGGCAGTATTGATCGAGACTCGCGGGGAAGGTGGATACGCCCTCGAATTCCCGACGCCAGGCTACACGCACCATGCAGGCCCCAATATCGAAGATGCCTTGCGGATCACCGGCGACGAGCGGCGCACCCTGCTGGCCATCGCTCGAATACTCGACGGGTTTCCCGAGGAGCAGCAGGCCGAGTCGATCCCGGCTGAACTGAATCTGCAGACCGGCGACGACCTGCGGCCGGGGGACGATTACAACGCTCGTGCCCGCTGGGAGGATCTGCTCCCCGACCTCGGGCTGGAAGTCATCGACACGACGCCGGCCGGTGTGACTCGCTTGCACCGGAAGGGCTCCGGCAACCTTCTGGCCGCCACGATCAATTTCAAGGGGACCAACCGGCTGCACGTCTTTTCGTCGAATCTTGATCTGGACGCGGAGCAGTCCTATTCCAAGTTCGCAGTCTACGCCCGCCTGCAGCACGACGGGGATTTCTCCGACGCGACAAAGGCCCTGCGATCACAAGGCTATGGAAGCCTTCCCAAGATCACACAGCCGGGCTCGACGCACTGCACCGTCCAGCCCAAGACATCATCGTCGGCGGCCGGCAAGAAATCCGCGATGACAACTTCCCTGCAGTTCGTGCGGGCCTGTGACGTTGAACCGAAGGAAGTGCAGTGGCTGTGGCCGGGCCGGATTCCGTTGGGGAAGATGACGCTGATCGGCGGCGATCCCGGCCTGGGAAAGTCGCATCTGACAGTAGACATCGCCGCGCGGGTGACGACCGGCAGGAACTGGCCTGACGGCTCCCCTGGCTGCGATCCTGGCTCCGTCATCATCTTCTCCGCCGAAGATGACGCGGACGATACCATTGTCCCGCGACTGATTGCGGCCGGCGCTGACCTGCAGCGGGTGCATATCTTCAAATGTGTGAAGATGGCCGACGCCGAAGGCAACGAGGCCGAACGCGGTTTCGATATGACGACAGACCTGCCGATTCTGAAGCGGGCCGCCGAAGAGATCAGCGATGTGAAGCTGGAGGTGATCGACCCGGTTTCGTCCTACACCGGAAAGACCGACAGCCACAAGAACGCCGAAGTGCGGGTCATGCTGTCACCGCTGGCCGACCTGGCTGCCACTTATGACTTCTCCGTCGTCTCGATCACGCACTTGAACAAGAGCGGCGGGGGGAAGGCCGTGTACCGCTCGACCGGCTCCCTGGCCTTTGCAGCGGCCGCCCGTGCGGTCTGGATGTTCTGCCAGGATCTGGACGACAAAAACCGACGCCTGTTGCTGCCGGTGAAGTGCAACCTGGCAAAGACGATCCCCGGACTGGCCATGACGATCGAGAACGGGCCAGCCGGCTCGCACATCCGCTGGGAAGCCAATCCCGTGGAAATGACCGGCGACGAGTATCTGCGGAAGGAAGCCGACAGCGCCGGAAGCAGCGACCAAGATCGTGGCGAACTCCACCGCGCCTGCGACCTGCTGTTGGAACTGCTCAACGATGGGCCGATCCCGTCGAATGATATGAAGGAGGCCGCGACCGCTCACGGGATTACGCCCGCAACCCTGAAGCGAGCGCGGGAGCAACTGAACGTCAAAGCAACGAAATGCCGGGAGTCCGGAAAGTGGGCAGTGTCGCTGCCGGAGGGGCTACTGGCTCATACCATCCCACATGAGAAACATGAACCCCATGAACCCCATGAGCCACTTGATTTCAATTCCAGGCCCGGAACGACATGCAAGCGTTCAGAAGGGGCTCAAGAAGTTCAAGGGGCCCAAGAAAACCATCATGGGCATAGTGAGCCGGTTGACGACGAGCCCGAACCAGACCTGCCGTACAATCCCGCGCTGCTAGGGGGCTGGTAA
- a CDS encoding helix-turn-helix transcriptional regulator, whose product MAETPGLLRQWKILQVLSARRLGVTVQELADDTGVNLRTIRRDLKLFQQLGLPLEEQAGTNGKKFWRIAEEGRLPALQLTVEEAAALYVGQRLLEPLAGTVFWKSSREAFEKIRTRLGPAALRHLEKLAEGFHQTAVGKTDYSSKAELIDQLVFAIEERRLSVLTYQSLRSTEPVTLYDVHPYALVFHKGALYLVGWSCDHDEIRTFKVDRISDVDVQGLQFPKPREFQIEKHLAGAFGLIRSDGSPTTVRVRFRRTVVRILEEKQFHDSQMLTKRRDGSADVEFRLTAFEEFLAWILSFGPHAEILEPPYLREELAETLRGTLDVYERSRPSDSPPISPPPRSNRPSAPN is encoded by the coding sequence ATGGCTGAGACACCCGGTCTTTTACGGCAATGGAAGATCCTGCAGGTTCTGTCCGCCCGCCGGTTAGGCGTGACTGTGCAGGAACTGGCGGACGACACCGGCGTCAATCTGCGGACGATTCGCCGGGACCTGAAGCTGTTCCAGCAGCTAGGCCTCCCACTGGAGGAGCAGGCCGGGACGAACGGCAAGAAGTTCTGGCGGATCGCAGAAGAAGGCCGTCTGCCGGCGCTCCAACTGACGGTCGAGGAAGCGGCGGCTCTGTATGTCGGGCAACGGCTGCTGGAGCCTCTTGCTGGAACCGTCTTCTGGAAGTCGTCGCGGGAGGCATTCGAAAAGATCCGGACGCGTCTCGGTCCGGCGGCTCTTCGCCACCTGGAGAAGCTGGCCGAAGGATTTCACCAGACCGCGGTCGGCAAGACCGATTACTCATCGAAGGCCGAACTGATCGACCAGCTGGTCTTCGCGATCGAGGAACGCAGACTTTCTGTCTTGACCTACCAGTCGCTCCGATCGACGGAACCCGTGACGCTCTACGACGTCCATCCGTACGCTCTGGTCTTCCACAAGGGGGCGCTCTACCTCGTCGGCTGGTCCTGCGACCATGACGAGATCCGGACGTTCAAAGTCGATCGGATTTCCGACGTCGACGTCCAGGGACTGCAGTTCCCCAAACCCAGAGAGTTCCAGATTGAGAAGCACCTGGCCGGGGCGTTTGGCCTGATCCGGAGCGACGGCTCGCCGACGACTGTGCGGGTTCGCTTCCGGCGGACGGTCGTCCGGATTCTGGAAGAGAAGCAGTTCCACGACTCGCAGATGCTGACAAAGCGGAGAGACGGCAGCGCCGATGTCGAGTTCCGCCTGACCGCGTTCGAAGAGTTCCTGGCGTGGATTCTCAGCTTCGGACCCCATGCGGAGATCCTGGAGCCACCGTACCTGCGGGAGGAATTGGCGGAAACACTGCGGGGGACGCTGGATGTTTACGAGCGGTCGCGACCGTCCGACAGTCCGCCGATTTCTCCGCCGCCGCGTTCCAACCGCCCCTCTGCACCGAATTGA
- a CDS encoding DUF1788 domain-containing protein: protein MSDTLNERLNKIMPRITSDEFLSGSGIGNEIAFYIFDYPPEDELRVRDFLRTLLEHIPKQRPDLRVKHVNLFDFVLEYLRSRNLLDKAIQMQREKGDEALQKALAGPLHESKLGPLFADAAQPDQHDLVIVSGVGSVWPLLRSHTLLNNLHAVMGQTPLVMFYPGRYDGQSLRLFGKLKNNNYYRAFKLVP, encoded by the coding sequence ATGAGCGACACTCTCAACGAACGCCTCAACAAGATCATGCCGCGGATCACGTCCGATGAATTCCTCAGCGGCAGCGGCATCGGGAACGAGATCGCGTTTTACATCTTCGATTATCCCCCGGAAGACGAATTGCGGGTCCGCGACTTCCTCCGCACGCTGCTGGAGCACATTCCCAAACAGAGGCCTGACCTGCGCGTGAAGCATGTCAACCTGTTTGATTTCGTGCTCGAATATCTCCGCAGCCGCAATCTGCTCGACAAAGCGATCCAGATGCAGCGGGAAAAGGGAGACGAAGCGCTCCAGAAGGCGCTGGCCGGTCCGCTGCACGAATCGAAACTCGGGCCCCTCTTTGCCGATGCCGCCCAGCCAGACCAGCACGATCTCGTCATCGTCTCCGGCGTCGGCAGTGTCTGGCCGCTTCTCCGTTCGCACACGTTGCTCAACAACCTCCACGCCGTCATGGGGCAGACGCCGCTCGTCATGTTCTATCCCGGCCGGTACGACGGGCAGTCCCTCCGGCTGTTCGGCAAGCTGAAGAACAACAACTACTACCGGGCGTTCAAGCTCGTTCCGTAA
- the brxC gene encoding BREX system P-loop protein BrxC: MLIQNLFERDIFRPINGVVKADQLDESSVWQELDEFVITRELDGHFRKFIDWYLQAVDQGKSTDPTGKMGIWISGFFGSGKSHFLKVLSYLLRNRTHTHNGQSRQAVDFFESKVPDAMLFADIKKAVASQTDVILFNIDSKADHGTGKGRDLILRVFLRVLNELQGYSGDHPHIAHLERYLDGKGKLKSFQEAYARHTGLNWLQERDAYQFNRDEVVKALSETLGQSQAAAEKWIDGAEDSFSLSVENFCKWVKEYLDSKGPQHRIVFLVDEVGQFIGTDSHLMLNLQTITEELGTMCRRRAWVVVTSQEDMDTVLGDMSKQKKQDFSKIQGRFFPPLSLSSANVDEVIQSRLLAKRADVRPELEIVFQKQGDVLKHQLLFKDCGMTFRQFKDGEDFAKNYPFAPYQFQLVQKIFEAIRKAGATGMHLARGERSMLDAFQSAAKTASVGEVGLLVPLYDFYPSIESFLDTSVKKTIDQAGENVSLEPFDVRLLQALFLIRYVDEMKGNVDNLVTLCMNQIDGDRVSLRRQIEASVARLESETLISRNGDLYFFLTNEERDINKEIKEVDLVAGEESRRLGQLIFNDVLKEHKKHRFSANKMDFEFNRRCDQFPIGNQKENALLVSVISPLADDYELYDKSRGLLESSADGGHVLIRLGNDKTLGAELRIYLQTERYLSRKDDGTLAESTKKILRDCADDNRQRRERLIALLSDMLPAAEYFVTGQLLKIKSVNPMGALEEAMEYLIQNTFTKMGLLKRLSSEPLKEIQAVLRSNDVAKEQLLFQKGENNPEALEDLRSYLQLCAMKSQQVVLHDMLEKRYSVRPYGWPEEEVLLLLARLVVLSEVNLLMDSVLLPVDKVYDAITTPSKRRKVIVKRRETSDPKAIQNARLLGKDLFADMGPDGEDGLMAFLQTRLREWQTALHGFKQLADTGQYPGQTEITDGLTLIAPLLNDKESRKFIERFNRLKQDLLDLADHFRDLQHFYTHQKPTWEKLRKSYGEFQLNRLELEKDDQAGPALRRMREILEAASPYGLIKEAEGLITTAEAVNSSLLTERRAAAIRQIDALITQLTKDLVEAAQNLAELREACLKPLETLRARVEREASLAHITQAETEAVSVFNAGVARIEEFVRKQAEQKPAGGNGKDSTTSKPPPVKKQRIIKPADLVQAAYLETAEDVSGFLDKLRQQLEQAIAANERIQIR; the protein is encoded by the coding sequence ATGCTCATCCAGAACCTCTTCGAACGCGACATCTTCCGGCCGATCAACGGCGTTGTGAAAGCCGACCAGCTCGACGAGTCCTCCGTCTGGCAGGAACTCGACGAATTCGTCATCACGCGGGAACTCGACGGGCATTTCCGGAAGTTCATCGACTGGTACCTGCAGGCGGTGGACCAGGGAAAGTCGACCGACCCTACGGGCAAGATGGGCATCTGGATCTCCGGGTTCTTCGGTTCCGGTAAGTCGCACTTCCTGAAAGTGCTCTCGTACCTGCTCCGCAATCGCACGCATACGCACAACGGCCAGAGCCGGCAGGCCGTCGACTTCTTCGAGAGCAAAGTGCCGGACGCCATGCTCTTCGCCGATATCAAGAAGGCCGTCGCTAGCCAGACCGACGTCATTCTGTTCAACATCGACAGCAAGGCTGATCACGGGACCGGCAAGGGCCGCGACCTGATTCTCCGCGTCTTCCTCCGCGTCCTCAACGAACTGCAGGGATACAGCGGCGACCACCCCCACATCGCCCACCTGGAGCGGTATCTCGACGGTAAGGGGAAGCTCAAGTCGTTTCAGGAGGCCTATGCGCGGCACACAGGACTGAACTGGCTGCAGGAGCGCGACGCTTACCAGTTCAACCGGGATGAGGTCGTCAAAGCCCTCAGCGAAACGCTGGGCCAGAGCCAGGCGGCCGCTGAAAAGTGGATCGACGGGGCCGAGGACAGTTTCTCGCTGTCCGTGGAGAACTTCTGCAAGTGGGTCAAGGAGTACCTCGATTCCAAGGGGCCGCAGCACCGGATCGTGTTCCTCGTGGACGAAGTCGGCCAGTTCATCGGGACCGACTCTCACCTGATGCTCAACCTGCAGACGATCACCGAGGAACTTGGGACCATGTGCCGTCGGCGGGCCTGGGTCGTCGTCACGTCTCAGGAGGACATGGATACCGTCTTGGGGGACATGAGCAAGCAAAAGAAGCAGGATTTCTCCAAGATCCAGGGCCGCTTCTTCCCGCCACTCTCCCTCTCCAGCGCCAATGTCGACGAGGTCATTCAATCCCGTCTGCTCGCCAAGCGGGCCGATGTCCGTCCGGAACTCGAAATCGTCTTCCAGAAGCAGGGGGACGTCCTCAAGCACCAGCTCCTCTTCAAGGACTGCGGGATGACCTTCCGCCAGTTCAAAGACGGCGAGGACTTCGCGAAGAACTACCCGTTCGCGCCCTACCAGTTTCAGCTGGTGCAGAAGATCTTCGAAGCCATTCGCAAAGCCGGGGCGACCGGCATGCACCTGGCGCGCGGCGAGCGGTCCATGCTCGACGCCTTCCAGTCCGCAGCCAAGACGGCTTCGGTCGGTGAAGTCGGCCTGCTGGTGCCGCTTTACGACTTCTACCCCTCGATCGAGAGCTTTCTCGATACCTCCGTCAAGAAAACCATCGACCAGGCCGGCGAGAACGTCAGTCTCGAACCGTTTGACGTCCGCCTGCTGCAGGCGCTGTTTCTGATTCGCTACGTTGACGAGATGAAGGGGAACGTCGACAACCTGGTCACGCTCTGCATGAACCAGATCGACGGGGACCGCGTGTCTCTACGCCGCCAGATTGAAGCGAGCGTCGCCCGCCTGGAGAGCGAGACCCTGATCAGCCGCAATGGCGACCTCTACTTCTTCTTGACGAACGAAGAACGGGACATCAACAAAGAAATCAAGGAGGTCGACCTCGTCGCTGGCGAAGAGTCCCGTCGACTCGGCCAACTGATCTTCAACGACGTACTGAAGGAACACAAGAAGCATCGCTTCAGCGCGAACAAGATGGATTTCGAGTTCAATCGCCGTTGCGACCAGTTTCCGATCGGCAATCAGAAGGAAAACGCCCTCCTCGTCTCCGTCATTTCTCCCTTGGCAGACGACTACGAGCTGTACGACAAGTCCCGGGGACTGCTCGAAAGTTCGGCCGACGGAGGCCACGTCCTGATCCGCCTCGGGAACGACAAGACGCTCGGGGCCGAGCTGCGGATCTATCTGCAGACGGAAAGGTACCTTTCCCGCAAGGACGATGGCACGCTCGCGGAATCGACGAAGAAGATCCTGCGCGACTGTGCAGACGACAATCGCCAGCGTCGGGAACGACTCATCGCCCTGTTGAGCGACATGCTGCCGGCTGCCGAGTATTTCGTCACCGGGCAACTGTTGAAGATCAAGTCGGTCAACCCGATGGGGGCCCTGGAAGAGGCGATGGAGTACCTCATCCAGAACACCTTCACCAAGATGGGACTCCTCAAGCGGCTGTCGTCGGAGCCTCTGAAGGAGATTCAGGCGGTCCTCCGCAGTAATGACGTCGCCAAAGAGCAGCTCCTCTTCCAGAAGGGGGAGAACAACCCGGAAGCCCTCGAAGACCTGCGGAGCTACCTCCAGCTCTGTGCGATGAAGAGTCAGCAGGTGGTCCTGCACGACATGCTGGAGAAGCGCTATTCGGTCCGCCCCTACGGATGGCCCGAAGAGGAAGTTCTGCTGCTCCTGGCCCGGCTCGTCGTCCTCAGCGAGGTCAACTTGCTGATGGACTCCGTGCTGCTGCCCGTCGACAAGGTCTACGACGCGATCACGACGCCGTCCAAACGCCGCAAGGTCATCGTCAAGCGGCGGGAAACGTCTGATCCCAAGGCTATTCAGAACGCCCGGCTGCTGGGGAAGGACCTGTTTGCCGACATGGGGCCGGATGGGGAGGATGGCCTGATGGCGTTCCTCCAGACGCGCCTGCGAGAGTGGCAGACGGCCCTGCACGGCTTCAAGCAGTTGGCTGACACCGGTCAGTATCCCGGCCAGACCGAAATCACCGACGGCCTGACGCTGATTGCCCCGCTGCTGAACGACAAGGAGAGCCGGAAATTCATCGAGCGCTTCAATCGCTTGAAGCAGGATCTGCTCGACCTGGCGGACCACTTCCGCGATCTGCAGCACTTCTACACCCACCAGAAACCGACCTGGGAAAAGCTGCGGAAATCCTACGGAGAGTTTCAGCTCAACCGCCTGGAGCTGGAGAAGGACGATCAGGCGGGACCGGCTCTGCGGCGGATGCGCGAGATCCTGGAGGCGGCCAGCCCGTACGGCCTGATCAAGGAGGCCGAGGGGCTGATCACGACTGCGGAAGCGGTGAACTCCTCTCTGCTCACCGAGCGGCGTGCCGCGGCCATCCGGCAGATCGACGCCCTGATCACGCAGCTGACGAAGGATCTTGTCGAAGCCGCGCAGAACCTGGCGGAACTCCGGGAAGCGTGCCTGAAGCCGCTGGAAACCCTGCGGGCCCGCGTCGAGCGGGAAGCCAGCCTCGCCCACATCACCCAGGCCGAAACCGAAGCCGTCTCAGTCTTCAACGCTGGCGTGGCTCGGATCGAAGAATTCGTCCGCAAGCAGGCGGAGCAGAAGCCCGCCGGTGGCAACGGAAAGGACTCCACGACATCAAAACCTCCGCCAGTCAAAAAGCAGCGGATCATCAAGCCGGCGGATCTGGTGCAGGCGGCCTATCTGGAGACCGCAGAGGACGTGAGCGGATTCCTCGACAAGTTGCGTCAGCAACTGGAGCAGGCGATCGCCGCCAACGAACGAATTCAGATTCGCTAG